In Mus pahari chromosome 12, PAHARI_EIJ_v1.1, whole genome shotgun sequence, the genomic window TCACTTCCGCCTTCCTTTTTGAGATCAGGTCACTCACTGAGCCTGCAGCTCACTTCCTTGGCAAGGCTGACTAGCCGAGGAGCTCTGGGTGTCCTCCtacctgcctccccagcactgggatcaccAAGGATACGGTCAgacctagcttttttttttttttttgcatgaataCTCGgtttccaaactcaggtcctcatgcttacatggcAAGCAGTCCCCCAGCTGAGCCAGTCTCCAGCCCCTGGTGATTTTTTTTGATGGTGTTGGGATGAAAGTGAAGGTACTAGCAATCGTGATCCTATACCCTGTGGTGGGAACAGTCACCCTGTGGGATGGAAAGTCAGGTCTGCAACTTCTGTTTATTCTTTAGGAAAATAATTCTGTATAATTAAAGTCAGAAATTCACAAAATGAATGTGGGTTTCGGTGTCAGTTTAGACATTCACCTAGCATTCTTTATAAAGTGATGTCATATTGCTCAGAGCAGAGAAAGTGTCCTGTGTGACCTGCATATTTTCAACCCTTTTAGAACATGGTTATTTCAGAACCCTGGCACCTGGATTCTTTGGAGAGTTTACCTAATTGGAGCCTAACGCCTAGAAATGATCTGGGTGTCATTTGGGAGGATGTTTTGGGTCCTTCTGAAGACATGCTACAAAGCATGAGAGAATGCTTAGGCAACTCTGGATCTCTCCTTTCAACTTGTCTACCTTCTCATTAGGTGCAGTGAACAACCACTGTATTTCAGGGGAGTTAGTCTTGTAGTTTTTCTGGATAACAGTCACATTGAAATAGAGGTAATGAGAAGACAGCATCTGCTTTAGAGGCTAAAGGAGGCACAGCCTAGGATGTAGGCCAGAAGACATCCTCATGAGCATCCCCATGCTATGATGACCCTTCAAGTTTTTAACACTTTACTCTCAAATATATTATGACTGCCTGTGCTGATCAGCTCACCAGGCAGAATGTATGAACATAGATATGTAATTCAAAATTTAAGCATTTGATTCTACTTCATATACCAATTATACAAGAGCCAAAGACTGCTCCCTGTAAGACCACCCAGAGATACTTCTTTCTAGATAATAACTAATAACATAAAGCCATGTCCCATAAGGAAGTGCCACCTTTTACTTGGCTGGCCACAGGTTTGTCCGGGAGCCAGACATCTCAGTATTGAAGAACACAGGGCAGGTCCCTAGAAGCCATTCTGGATGAAATGAAACTGAGCACAGCTTTCTTTACAGAGTTCCTTACAGTATCTTAACATTAATAATCATAAGCTGAAATGAATAACAGGAGCTAACCTTAAGGAGAGAGCTGTGGACTTGTGCTCACACAGGCACAGCTGGGCTTGAGGGTGACTGCTGAGGAAAAGCCACAACAGCGCTATTCATCAattaaacaaatgtttattgcTTATTCCCCCCAGGTCTCACAGTTGTTGCTGCTAATAGTACTCCAGGTTCTCAGGTTGCGTatttaaggaagagaaaaacagtttGCTATTTTAAATACTGCCACAAGAGAACTGATTTTGATTGATGCTATAATGTATTTGAGGGTTATTAAGGAACTGAAAGGGCAGGTCTGGGTTGTTGTTCCTGAAGTTGAAGCCACAGCACATGGCACTGACACGTGATGGTGACACTGTCACATGTGAAGTGAAGTACTAGTGAGGAGTGAGACCTTCTGTGGCTTCTTGtgactcccacctcaccccagcTCCATGCTGCTGCTCTCTAAGGACAAAGCGCAGCATCTGTAAGAGAAGCTCCAGGCTGCAGTGAGACTGTCTTCTGGGGATGTGTTATTCAGCTGCTCCTTTGAAAGACACATGGATGTGGTCAGTTAGCATCAGCTCCGAGGCAGAAGTCTGAGGTGTGCAGCACAGTGAAGGCCCTGGGGATGACAGAAGTCTTCACTGGGGTGCTGCCAGCTGCAGGGGGACAGAGCACGTCCATTCTCTGAGAGGCCAGACCCTGTCTATCAGGAAAACTTTAGAAATGCCATATATTGTTTTGGGTGTTTTTATGAgtcttgacttttttttccaaaataagaaTGGTTCTAACCATatttttgagggggaaaaaaaataaaaccactacCATATATCAGTCTGACCTTACTTAGTTTCAGGTCTCCATTGCTACAGAGGTAACTGGTAAATAACCTGCTTCATCAAGATTAAATCTGTAATTCCTTTGGATCCTAGGCACAatagtatatttttctttgtttcatgtttgtagacttatttttattttttaatatttgtaagtttttatacatttatagaaTTGTATCACttaccctccctctcctccttcgaGCCCCTCCAATATCCCCCCACTCTCAAATTGAGAGCCTCTTATGCTTTATCACtactacatatatgtacatgtgtatgcaggtatgtaCAAACATAAAACcagcctgctgagtccatttctgttgtttgtgtgaGTATAGTTTGAGGCTGACCACTTTGTACTGGACAGTCAGGAAGGGGTATTCAGTAATTCCAGTCCTCTTACAGTCACTGATCTCATGACCTtgtctttttctgcctttcccaACAGTTTACCTCAGTGTCCCCAGCAGTTCCTGAATTCTTGAAAACCCCTCTAACTGCAGACCAGCCTCCCACAAGGTCTACAGCTCCCGTCCTCCCTACAAACACTGTGTCCTCAGCGAAGTCTGGCCCAATGCTGGTGAAGGTGGGTACCCAAGGCTCCACTCAGTGGCCCTGTCTCAAGCCTGTGGACACTAAACAGAAGCTTGTGTCTTGATCTCCCACATGCTTTTAACCAGGTCCTTCAAAACTAAACTGTAGTGCTTGATAGGCTGAGTCAACACATGACCTGTCCTCATGGTAACAGAAAAATGGTAAGAGAGCTTGGCTTGTATGAAGTGGTGTGCTATGAGGCACACTTCAGGAATCCTTCCATCAGCAGCCCTGCCCACTGAGCACACTCAGATGACTTGCTTCAGTACAGCACTGGAGGTACAACCTCACATGGGTGTCTTTTATTACAGCCAGCTTTGGGAATAATTTATGCACAAAGTGAAGAATCTCTCTGGTGTTCAGATGAGAGTGTATGCTGCTCAGAAACTCTGGAAAGGTTTTGGGGTAGCCATTTGGCCAGAAGAACTTGGTTTGTTCTCAGAGAAGCCCAGTTCATGGTACTGTTCCCCAAAGTGCACTTGGTTGAAATAATTCAGTTAGAAATAAATATCAAAGGAGGGGGGGAAACTTAGATAtatagtacattttaaaagttcttaaagTCCTATAATAAAATGGTAGGAGAGCAAGGaataatttaatcattttatagGTAGCTCTTCCTAAAATTGGCAGCATACGTGTCTCAGAGCTCTTGAACTATGTAGGATATTAATGTTAAGTAACCTTGCAATCATGAAGAAACTGATCCTCAAATAAGTTAAGAAGTGGCGTGGCCAGAAAGGTTCAGTCTCCCAGGTTCTGCTCCAGCCTTTCCTGCCCTGATGGTCAGGCAGCACTCAGTTATAGGGCAAAGGCATGCCTTTCAGATGAGTAAAGTCTTCTCTCCCAGCTTCCCACCAAGGCTTTCTGAGGCAGTGGGAATCGAACTCCAGGACACCTTTCCCCAGCTTAGTACTGGAACCAGGAATATCAGCAAAGTCACTTCCCATCAGATATTGCAGTATCTCCACCCCCTGTATCCCTGAATGGCACTAAAAGAGCCAGGATGCTAGACTGTCCTTGTcaactctctcctcctctgcttccctagtgtttCCTTTTAGGAAGGGCTGTGACTCTGGGGAAGAAGCACCAAGGATGACTGTGTAGTCtcagggcaggcagagggagggccaTCAAGGACTCCTGCAGGGAGGCTTGAGTGCTGTGCTGGAGGGTGTGTGATAGCTGAGCCGGCTGAAAGGCAAGTTACAACCTTGCCAGTTTCTACGGGGTACCTGCTCCCACCACAGCCACCAGTTTCAAGTGCACTGTGTGATGTCCCAAGCACAGATTTATGGAAAAGATGCACACTGAGCTCTTGTGACTCAATCAGCCTGTTTCCATTAGCAGTTTGCAACCCTGCTATAGAAGTCATGCTACAAACCATTCTCTCATGCCGTGTAGTCTGTGCAGGCAGAGGAAGGTGCCTTCCTAGTGAGCATACGCTTTACACTGGCATTCAACAGGAAGGGTGTGCCCAAGTGCATTAACagtttcagtctctgctctagaGCTTCTCTGGTTAGGAACATGTATATGTTGCTGATTCAGAAGATCTGGTCAGTCTCTGGTTAGGAACATGTATATGTTGCTGATTCAGAAGATCTGGTCAGTTGTCTGTGACTAAAGCAGCTTAGGAATGATGTCCTCTTTTGTCTGGGGCttttcattatcttttatttgtatgagtattcatctttatgtatatatgtgtaccatgggAGTGCTCCAAAACCCAGgtgttctgcaagagcagccagtacttttacagctgagccacctctccagcccactgttttgtttcattttgttctttgtcttattgtgttttttctttcttttattgaaaatagatgatTTTCAAATGATATATTTCAATCAAAGTTTCCCCTGTCCCAACTCCTCAAGATTCTCCCCATCTTTCCTCCCTaaactctttctgtctctcattagaaacaggcatctaaagaataataagataagataaaacaaaaatagaccaGAATAGGACAAGCGAAACAAACTTGGCTTGTATCGGGTTTTTATTGGTTTCCTTTTCAGATGAAGCTGTAGTATGGACACCAAAAGGCAGAGAATGAATGGTCTGGTGATTTTGAAACTGAAAAGAACAATGCAGGAAAAGTTGCTTTGTCAATCATAAGACAGGTCAAGAGTATCTAAGCTTATccactagcttacaaataaatgtgaCTCAGACTCTGGTTACTTTATTTGGCCTTGACAATTAGTGGGGTtacccctaatctactcttctacCTGCTGACCTGGCTACCTCCCCCACAGTGTACCCCAGATacctgctgtttctcctggctgtGTGCTCATCACCCATCTGCCCTCATGGcgacttccttctcctcttctcaaGGCTGTGTCCCCCAACCAAGTCACTCCAAACCTAAATTCCTCCAGTAATTAGCTGTAGCCAAGGTTACTTAACCAATGGTTTTTAATCAAAGAACAgtgtttgcacaacaaaagcttatGTAAACTTGAGAAGTCACTGTAGGCATAGGCCTGCTGGTATACAATTTAgtattacaatacatagcaacagaccaagcCTGAACACTtagtattttgaattattttccttaaaactaTCTTATTCTCACTAGAAGGaagcatttacttatttttccatAGCccgtatttttgtttgtttgtgtttggtagtggtggtggttttggttggttggctggctgattggttggctggttggttggttggttggttggctggttggttagttggttggttgattagttggttagttggttggttgattagttgattggttttggtctttggtttttccagacagggtttcactgaatagccctgcctgtcctggaactcactccaggaccaggttggctttgaactcacagagatctgactacttctgcctcccgagtgctgggatgaaaggaatGTGCccatagctatttttttttttaatgtcacacTGTAATAGTGACATTAATCATTTCCTTATTACACTTGCAGTATACAACCTGCTTTTTATAGAAGGTACTATACACGAGTATCTCTGTGTCTCGATGCAGGAAGCCCAGAGTAGATGTCTGTTACTTGTATCGGCAGTGCCAGACCAAGCATCTTGGCTGAGCCAAGGGAGCCACGTAGAATGAAAATCTTTAAATCAAGCTAAGCCTGCATTTGTCTTGTGgttctttgttttgagatagagtcttatgTAACCTAGGTTGGCCTCAgcctctgtagccaaggctgaccttgaactcctgatcctcctgttcctccttcctgagtgctggaattacaggccagGTCAGTGGTTCCTGAAATGTATTTCATGTATTCCTTGCCAAGGCCACGCAGGACGGTCTAAGGCACTCTACTGTCTTACTTGTGAGTCACTAAGACATGCTATCATGTATGTTTCACTCTCCTGGACTGACCCGCACCCCCTCCACAAATAGATAGATGGGTTTATTAGCAGTAAGTTTGAAACTCTTGCTTTAAGCAAGGGTACTACATAGTTATATCAGGAACAGACATTTCCTACACTGTCAAATATATAAAAGTTCCTTTGCACTTTCAACACTGATCAACAGGCAGATTCAGTCCATGTTACTCTGACATGTCTTAAAATGGtctcctttttattatttcctcCAAAATCAGCAAAGCCACCCCAAGAATCCAAACGACAAACACCGCAGCAAAAAATGCAAAGATCCGAAGCCCCGAGTGAAGAAGCTTAAGTACCACCAGTACATCCCACCCAACCAGAAAGGGGAGAAGAGCGAGCCGCAGATGGACTCCAACTATGCCCGCctgctccagcagcagcagctcttccTACAACTGCAGATcctgagccagcagcagcagcagcagcagcagcagcactacAACTACCAGACCATCCTACCTGCACCCATCAAGTAAGCTGTGCTCAGGGATTCGTCCTGCCGTGGCTTGTGTCCCGACTTTGGGAGGATCCCAAGTTACAGAAGGTTGGGTATGTCCAAGTACTCTGCTCACTTGGCTGTGGACCAGACTCACCACACAGTGTCTAAAATCCCACAGCCCTTGTGGCCTGCCATCTGGTCTCTGAGCCTTTCACAACTATTCGGGACCCATCAGCATCAACTGCTGTGAGAAACCCCTCAGGATGCATACCCACCTGCAGGGAAGACACAAGGGCAGAAAGGGAGGAATGAGGGGAAGGTTTGTGGAAAGTTCCACATGGAAGGCTCTTCCAAACAGGGAAAGACGAGCAGCAGCAAGGGTGCTGAGACAGCTGTCTGGTGGGGACCATAATCAGTTCCTAAGACAGGTGAAAGGCAGTAAGTAAAGAGAGCTGTCCGCAGTAGACTCTGTTCCACGTGGCAGACAGTGCAGTGTCTTAGACAGTGGGAACTGGGTAAGACTGGATCATTAAAGACAACAGTTGGATGCTGATAGTGCAGGAGCCTGGAAATGTTCAGGGGCAGAGGGGCCATGATGAGGTAGTGACAGGATGGGTCAGACACGATGTACAGGGAATGGTCTGCATGCCCAGGACCAGAGAAGGATGGCATCTGTACAGCTTGAAACCTGGCCTTAGGGCCAGAGCAGACAAGTTTGTACCCTCAACTCATTGactgaaaattgttttaaatatttacccCAGTATGCTTTTTCTGAATAGGAAACCCCATCTTTCACTTGGCACTTAACCCACCTGGAGAGAAGACTAAAAAAGACAGGAAGCTTCATTAGAAAACACTCTGAGTGAGCTGTTGAGTAAGACTGGGCCCCACTGGCCCGACAGGCCAGGCTAGCTTCTTAGGAAACCCACTAAAAGatgcttttataaaataatagCTCCTCGTAGGGGAGTGATTATCAGTTTGCTTCTCCTAAGATAAAGATGTCATGATGAAGACTAAATCCATTCATTGGTAATGGCAACCATAATGTGAAGCACATGCTTAAAATATCAGCGTGTGGAGATGGGAAAGCACAATATAGCTGTTACTCAAACTTCATGGCAAGGCTGATTCAGAAAATACCCAGGAATGCTCCCTGTGGGGAGAATATTGACTGACAGTAAAACAAGGAGCACAGATAGGGTTCTTACAACTCTAAGATGAGACAGAAGACTCTCATCATTTCACCCAAACCTCGGAGAACTTCATTTCTAAGCTTTAACTGCATCACATCAGGAAGTGCTGAAAGGCGCTGCTGTGACCATGGTCGCCGCTAACGGGCAGCATACGCCACGGCTCTCCTTGCAAGGGCACCTGAGCCGATCCCAGTCCTTTGCCCTTTCTGCATAGAGCACAGAGTGGCCTTCTAAATGTCCTCCACACAGAGATGGAGCTTCTAGGGATTTGAGTGGAGTAGGGTGCAGTTGACATTTCCACAATACTGAGTTTTCCCGTCTGTATCCACAGTTGATTCTCCATGTAAGCTGACAGATTGCTTATAGACCGAAACCTAGACCGAGCTTGACGTaagctctgatttctttttttcttgaagaactgacaagaacagcagcagcagtaacagcagcagcaccagcagcatgCCGGCAAGGAGACCAGGACCACTGCCCTCCAGCTTGGATGACTTAAAGGTGACAACTCCACCTCTAGCTCCTCACCCCTGAGTGCCTTCCTTGCACATGAGCAGGTGGCCAGGTTTGCCTATCATGTGCCAGTTGTCTATAGATGGACAACTTTAGCAATGTACCGGCACCCTTTATggaagtgttttccttttattccctTAGGTGTTAGATTTCAAATAATTGGTACTAATTCTCCGTTACTGACCATGTGCCTCATTCGAGCACCCTGAGAAGAGATCACTTCTCTGTAGTAATTACTGCAATATCACCTGATTTCTAGTTACTGCTCGCAGGCTTCCGTGCCTCCTCTGTAGACTTAAGTTATCACAGTGTGTACAAATGGAGAAAGTCTGTTTATATGTCAGGTCCAGACATCTATTGGGAGTGTCACCGTCCCTCTGTGGGCCACGGAGGTATGTTCTGGTGTTTATGTGTGGGAGACTCCTAAAACCAAGCACCCGATCTGCTTTTGCCTCCAGGTGTCAGAGCTGAAGACAGAACTCAAACTGAGGGGTCTGCCAGTGTCAGGAACTAAACCAGACCTCATTGAACGCCTGAAACCCTACCAGGAAGTGACCAGTAGTAACCTTGCCACTGGCAGTATCGTGGCAGTGTCATCAGCAGCCATTGTCACCAGTAACCCTGTCACCAGTAACCCAGAGGTCACAGTGGCACTGCCAGTCACAACACTGCATAATGCTGTAACAAGCTCTGTGTCCACTTTCAAGGCAGACTTGGCACTTTCTGCACCCAGCACTGTGTCCCATGTTGAAAATGCCCATTCTCCTCTGCCCATCTCCCCATCACCCTCTGAGCAGTCCAGTCTCAGTACCGATGACACAAACATGACAGACACCTTCACAGAGATCATGACTATGATGTCACCTTCCCAGTTCTTGTGTTCATCTCCCCTGAGGGTGGCGAGCCATGATGACAGCCTGAGCCCCTCCAGTAGCACCTTGTCAACTCTAGAACTGGATGCTGCTGAGAAGGACCGCAAACttcaggagaaagagaagcagattGAAGAGCTGAAGAGGAAACTGGAACAAGAGCAGAAGCTTGTGGAGGTCCTCAAGATGCAGCTTGAGGTGGAAAAACGTGGGCAGCAGCGACCGCCAGATCCTCAGCCCAGTGGCCCCCCACATCCCTTTAATACATCAGATCCGAAACATGGCAGTGTTGGGTCCTCCATCAAGGATGAGGCCTCACTCCCTGACTGTTCCAGCCCCCAGCAGCCCATCACAGTACCTGGCCACTCTGTAGGCCAGCCCATCTCCACAGGTAGCCAGACCCTTGTTGCCAAAAAGGCTGTGGTCGTCAAGCAAGAGGTCCCCATGGCCCAAGCAGAGCAGCAGAACGTTGTCTCACAGTTCTACCTTAGTTCCCAGGGACAGCCACCTGCCCTTGTTGCTCAGCCTCAGGCCTTACTGACCACACAGACAACTCAGCTGCTGCTGCCAGTGTCCATCCAGGGCTCAAATGTTACTTCAGTGCAACTCCCAGTAGGCAGCCTCCAACTCCAGGTACGAAGTGTGCTTCACAGTGTTGCCTGACAGAAAATACCGCAGCCATCTCTGAGCTGTTGTCGTGCAGCTACTGTGGGCTGCAGTTTCAGGGGGTGTGGTGTtggtgtgggggaggaggaagggttgGTCTGGCTAGCACTGTGTTTACTTCATAAAACCCAGCAGGGTGGCCTCCTGTTCCATTCCCTGTTCTCTTGGATGCACATGCTGCTCTCAAAGcagactcaggttcagttcctagcaaccgcATCAGGCAGGTTACAACTGtctaatttcagttccaggagatcctatGCCCTCTTGATTTCTTTGGgaacctgcacacatgtgaacaaaaactcacaaaggcacacagacctaaaaatacatatttaaagattAATGACATTATCATAGGCTGTGTACCTTGAATACTTCACTCTCTGCCCTGGTTCCAAGTGACATTCCATTTCTAGGATTCCGGAGACAGATATGACTTGTAATCCCATGTCTTCTAGCTGGGGATGGTGGCAGGTGTCATATGCCTGTTCTTGAGAGGTGCCATTTATATAAGAATGCTTCAGCTGAGGAAAACATGAAGTGGGGTTGTCTTGGCTGCAGAGACCTGCAGATTGGCTCTCTTGCTGTATAGTGCACTTCTGGCGGACCTTACCCAGAGGTGGTCATAAGGAAAACAAGCCATTTGATCCAGTGATTCAGCTTTAATCTGCCCAGAACCTGTGGCAGGAGTCAGTACCTAAACACCCTCAACAAGTGTACAGCAATCTGACACCCCTGCTTTCTGGGCAGAGGTATGCAGAGTACGCGTGAGTTAGAAATCTATTCTAGATGTGTATTGGGTTGCCAGTGGATCCAAATCCTCTGTTGCCATTGATACAAGAAGAAAACCTGTTTTCTACTAGTCCTGTATACAGCTGTATGCCCAGCATCTCTGGCTATTCCTAGACTGTGTATACTACAAGCTTAAAAGCAATTCTGTAGGCTGTTAGGTATCATGGGTTACAGTGTGTAGAGCTGTCTTGTTTCCATTATCGGCTTTCAAAACTTTTCAAGTGAAATCTTAGCCACCTTAAGGAACAGTGAGGTTAAAAAGACAGCTGTCTGCCATTTGTCACTGATTTAGGATTGTCATCGAACTCACTCACTTGATACAAGTCCCAGTATGTTGTTTGGGTCGGTGACTGTACATAATGAAGCACTGTGTTTCTCAGGAAGCTAGACAATTTTGAACCCTAGTCCCGTCTCCAAAGAAGTAGAGAGgggtgacagagaaagagaaaaattgctAAAGATCAGATGTATACAGATGGACCAAAGTGTGTGACTATAACCATTGTGTCATGTCAGCTTAGCTGTGTATCCCAAAGCAGACAGTTACACTGCGTCATAAACTCAATTCCAGATGTGCTTCTTTACactaagattaatttttattttcttcctagaCCCCAGCACAAGGAAGAGTTCCGGCTCAGCCTCATGTAGCTGCTGCCACACAAGCCCCAGCGGCAGCCCTGCCCTCGGCCTTGACCTCAGCACCGCCTCAGAAGCAGGAAGCCTTCCCGCAGCGCGTGCTGGGCCAGCCGCAGCCAGTCAGAAAGGTGGGATGCTTACAGTGAGAGACTAGTGCTGGTCTTTTCTGTCACCTCTCCCCTGTCAGTGAGCATCATCCCCGTGTCCTTTGGGAAGGCTGCAGTCCTCTGCCATAGAGCAAACCTTGGATCCAAAGCTATTAGAGCACAGATACTTGGGCTGGGACTGGGGCAGTCCCTTAGATGGTTAAATAGTCCAAGCCTTTGCCAGGGAAGTTCCCAGAGCTTGTTTTTATAATTCTGGTAGGATAGATTTATTAAATTTTGAGgtatatttcttttctaattaaaTGTGCTGTTCCATGGGGAAAGGTAGTTGAAGATAAAAAAGATATTTCTGGGATTTCTCTCTCAAGTTAGAACTTTATATGTTTTCATCTATAAGAGTCTGTGCCACATcatggagaaagagctgaggtCCGGTGTCACATGCCATCACTGGGAAAGctgaggacagcctaggctacataggcaaactctttctcagaaaaagggaaaaaagagaaaaagatgtaaCCTTAAGGCCTCAATCAGATGATCTTATCCCGGGTCTTAGCTAGACTGAGCTTTGATCTTGAACAGGTAATTAGGCTCTGTCATCTGTAAGCTTAGGTAATCCTGAACCACGGGAGCTGAGACAACAGAGGGTCCGCTTCTCAACAGCAGCATTGATATGAGTGAAG contains:
- the Mrtfb gene encoding myocardin-related transcription factor B isoform X2, whose amino-acid sequence is MDHTGAVDTEEELGPLAHLAPSPQSESVAHEFQELSLQSSQHLPTLNERKNGSIVFGESGLQLPLPAQSVSTVLQLRLQQRRTREQLVDQGIMPPLKSPAAFHEQIKSLERARTENFLKHKIRSRPDRSELVRMHILEETFAEPSLQATQMKLKRARLADDLNEKIAQRPGPMELVEKNILPVDSSVKEAIIGVVKEDYPHTHGEFSFDEDSSDALSPDQPASQESQGSAASPSEPKVSASPPPVTASTPAQFTSVSPAVPEFLKTPLTADQPPTRSTAPVLPTNTVSSAKSGPMLVKQSHPKNPNDKHRSKKCKDPKPRVKKLKYHQYIPPNQKGEKSEPQMDSNYARLLQQQQLFLQLQILSQQQQQQQQQHYNYQTILPAPIKTDKNSSSSNSSSTSSMPARRPGPLPSSLDDLKVSELKTELKLRGLPVSGTKPDLIERLKPYQEVTSSNLATGSIVAVSSAAIVTSNPVTSNPEVTVALPVTTLHNAVTSSVSTFKADLALSAPSTVSHVENAHSPLPISPSPSEQSSLSTDDTNMTDTFTEIMTMMSPSQFLCSSPLRVASHDDSLSPSSSTLSTLELDAAEKDRKLQEKEKQIEELKRKLEQEQKLVEVLKMQLEVEKRGQQRPPDPQPSGPPHPFNTSDPKHGSVGSSIKDEASLPDCSSPQQPITVPGHSVGQPISTGSQTLVAKKAVVVKQEVPMAQAEQQNVVSQFYLSSQGQPPALVAQPQALLTTQTTQLLLPVSIQGSNVTSVQLPVGSLQLQTPAQGRVPAQPHVAAATQAPAAALPSALTSAPPQKQEAFPQRVLGQPQPVRKVFTNSAANTVLQYQRQPGPTNQQPFVSKTSNPALQSRSSPLAPLQNGPSLASKPSSPPPPQQFVVQHSLFATPVTKTKDPPRYEEAIKQTRSTQPALPEVSSVHSQQMDDLFDILIKSGEISFPIKEEPSPISKMKPVTASISTMPVNTVVSRPPPQVQIAPPISLEPVNSLSASLENQLEAFLDGTLPPATDAAPLQNSSEDREPFSLIEDLQNDLLSHSSMLYQSHSPMETSEAQLVSGTPCLSLDLSDSNLDNMEWLDITMPTTSSGLTPLSTTAPSMFSADFLDPQDLPLPWD
- the Mrtfb gene encoding myocardin-related transcription factor B isoform X4, whose amino-acid sequence is MDHTGAVDTEEELGPLAHLAPSPQSESVAHEFQELSLQSSQHLPTLNERKNVLQLRLQQRRTREQLVDQGIMPPLKSPAAFHEQIKSLERARTENFLKHKIRSRPDRSELVRMHILEETFAEPSLQATQMKLKRARLADDLNEKIAQRPGPMELVEKNILPVDSSVKEAIIGVVKEDYPHTHGEFSFDEDSSDALSPDQPASQESQGSAASPSEPKVSASPPPVTASTPAQFTSVSPAVPEFLKTPLTADQPPTRSTAPVLPTNTVSSAKSGPMLVKQSHPKNPNDKHRSKKCKDPKPRVKKLKYHQYIPPNQKGEKSEPQMDSNYARLLQQQQLFLQLQILSQQQQQQQQQHYNYQTILPAPIKTDKNSSSSNSSSTSSMPARRPGPLPSSLDDLKVSELKTELKLRGLPVSGTKPDLIERLKPYQEVTSSNLATGSIVAVSSAAIVTSNPVTSNPEVTVALPVTTLHNAVTSSVSTFKADLALSAPSTVSHVENAHSPLPISPSPSEQSSLSTDDTNMTDTFTEIMTMMSPSQFLCSSPLRVASHDDSLSPSSSTLSTLELDAAEKDRKLQEKEKQIEELKRKLEQEQKLVEVLKMQLEVEKRGQQRPPDPQPSGPPHPFNTSDPKHGSVGSSIKDEASLPDCSSPQQPITVPGHSVGQPISTGSQTLVAKKAVVVKQEVPMAQAEQQNVVSQFYLSSQGQPPALVAQPQALLTTQTTQLLLPVSIQGSNVTSVQLPVGSLQLQTPAQGRVPAQPHVAAATQAPAAALPSALTSAPPQKQEAFPQRVLGQPQPVRKVFTNSAANTVLQYQRQPGPTNQQPFVSKTSNPALQSRSSPLAPLQNGPSLASKPSSPPPPQQFVVQHSLFATPVTKTKDPPRYEEAIKQTRSTQPALPEVSSVHSQQMDDLFDILIKSGEISFPIKEEPSPISKMKPVTASISTMPVNTVVSRPPPQVQIAPPISLEPVNSLSASLENQLEAFLDGTLPPATDAAPLQNSSEDREPFSLIEDLQNDLLSHSSMLYQSHSPMETSEAQLVSGTPCLSLDLSDSNLDNMEWLDITMPTTSSGLTPLSTTAPSMFSADFLDPQDLPLPWD
- the Mrtfb gene encoding myocardin-related transcription factor B isoform X3 translates to MDHTGAVDTEEELGPLAHLAPSPQSESVAHEFQELSLQSSQHLPTLNERKNVLQLRLQQRRTREQLVDQGIMPPLKSPAAFHEQIKSLERARTENFLKHKIRSRPDRSELVRMHILEETFAEPSLQATQMKLKRARLADDLNEKIAQRPGPMELVEKNILPVDSSVKEAIIGKGVVKEDYPHTHGEFSFDEDSSDALSPDQPASQESQGSAASPSEPKVSASPPPVTASTPAQFTSVSPAVPEFLKTPLTADQPPTRSTAPVLPTNTVSSAKSGPMLVKQSHPKNPNDKHRSKKCKDPKPRVKKLKYHQYIPPNQKGEKSEPQMDSNYARLLQQQQLFLQLQILSQQQQQQQQQHYNYQTILPAPIKTDKNSSSSNSSSTSSMPARRPGPLPSSLDDLKVSELKTELKLRGLPVSGTKPDLIERLKPYQEVTSSNLATGSIVAVSSAAIVTSNPVTSNPEVTVALPVTTLHNAVTSSVSTFKADLALSAPSTVSHVENAHSPLPISPSPSEQSSLSTDDTNMTDTFTEIMTMMSPSQFLCSSPLRVASHDDSLSPSSSTLSTLELDAAEKDRKLQEKEKQIEELKRKLEQEQKLVEVLKMQLEVEKRGQQRPPDPQPSGPPHPFNTSDPKHGSVGSSIKDEASLPDCSSPQQPITVPGHSVGQPISTGSQTLVAKKAVVVKQEVPMAQAEQQNVVSQFYLSSQGQPPALVAQPQALLTTQTTQLLLPVSIQGSNVTSVQLPVGSLQLQTPAQGRVPAQPHVAAATQAPAAALPSALTSAPPQKQEAFPQRVLGQPQPVRKVFTNSAANTVLQYQRQPGPTNQQPFVSKTSNPALQSRSSPLAPLQNGPSLASKPSSPPPPQQFVVQHSLFATPVTKTKDPPRYEEAIKQTRSTQPALPEVSSVHSQQMDDLFDILIKSGEISFPIKEEPSPISKMKPVTASISTMPVNTVVSRPPPQVQIAPPISLEPVNSLSASLENQLEAFLDGTLPPATDAAPLQNSSEDREPFSLIEDLQNDLLSHSSMLYQSHSPMETSEAQLVSGTPCLSLDLSDSNLDNMEWLDITMPTTSSGLTPLSTTAPSMFSADFLDPQDLPLPWD